The Saccharothrix violaceirubra genome segment CCACCGTGTTGGACGCGTGCACCACGTTGGCCCGCTCCGCGCACTTCGACACCGAAGTGATCTTGATCGCGTACCGCCCCACCCCGCCGAGATCGGACCGGTTGCCCCGCCACACGATCCCGCACCCGTTGGGAAAGGCGGGCACCGTGACCGGGTTGTGGGTCTCGTACCCGTTGGCGAACGTCCCCGGCGAGGCGAACGAACCGGTGTTCTCCTCCACCAGGTAGTCGTACCCCTTCACGTCCACCCACGAATCGGCCGAGTTCTGCCCGGAGATCCCCGTCCCGTCGAACACGTTCCCCCTGATCACGCCGCCCGACGTCCCCTCCTTCACGTCCACCGCCTCGGCCGCCACGCGAGGCCCGACGCGATTGCCCAGCACGCGGACCCGGTCGCTGCGGTCGACCCCGTCGACGGTCCCGTGGCACCCCCAGTTCGACGCGGCCGACCCGACGTACACGCCCTCGCCGTAGCCGGGCTGCCCGAGTCCCGTGTCGGTGATCGTCGACGAGCGCAGCACCCCGTCCGCCGAGGAACCGCGGAAGTGCACCCCCTCCTCGGCGATGTGGTGCACGGACAGACCGTCCAGGACGGTGTGCGGGGACCGGTCCACGACAACGCCCTTCTTCGCGTCGCGGACCGTGAAGCCGGACAGGTTCCACCAAGGCGCCTCGTACACCCACACGCCGTACCCCGCGTCACGGTCGGGAGAAGGGCAATCCCCCTGGGCGGCCTCGACCGCGCCGACCAGGACGGCGGTCGGCGGCCCGGACAGCGTGATCGGCGCCTCCGCACGCCCCGGCCGCGTGATCGCGAACGGTCCCCGGTACACCCCGGGGGCCAGGCGGATGGCGGTGCCGGGCTCGGCTCCGGCCAGGGCCGCCCGCAACCCGTCCGCCGTTCGTACGTCCACTGTGGACAATGCGGGTGCGGTGGCGACGGCGAGCACCCCGGGCTCCGACGTGTGCCCGGCCGCGTCACGCGCCCGCACCGAGATCCGGTACCCGGTCCCGGGCGACAGCCCGTCCACCACCACGCCGGTCGTCGAGGTGGTCGTCACCTCGACATCGCCGACGGACACCCGGTAGTCGACCACCCCGACGTCGTCGGTCGCGGGGTTCCACGACAGGGACACCGACCCGATCGAGGCCCCGGTCACCACCAGGCCGGCGGGCGCCTCGGGCGGCCGGGTGTCGGGCAGCGGGGCGGACGAGTCGCACGCGACCCCGTCGACGCGGCAGTTCAGCGGCAGACCCAGTCCCTGGGAGGTGAAGCCGAACGTCGTCGACGTCCCCGCCCGGACGGTGTCGTTGTACCCGGTGCCGGTGAAGCGGTAGTGCCGCCCGTCGGTGGTGAACGTCGAACTCCACGCGCGCAGCACGGTGGTGCCCGGCGGGAGGTCGAACTCGACCACCCAGTCCGCCAGGTCCGTGTCGCCGGAGTTGACCAGCGTGTACTGGCCGCCGTACCCGGTGCTCCACACCGATTTGCGCTCGAACTCCGCGGTGGGTGCCGCCGGGGTGGACGCCCCGGACGTGGTGACCGCCGCGACGCAGATACCGGCGGTCGCGAGCACCGCCAGCCGTTTCCTCATGACACTCCGACCCGGGTAGGGGGGAGGGGCGGCGGCGGAGCACCCTTTCGACTCCGAGTGTTATAGGCCCCACCCGGCGGATCGGTCAACGCACCGGAAGTCGGGAACGGCCGCGGCCCGCCTCCTTTCGCGAAAGGAGGCGGGCCGCGGCAACGCGGGTCAGCCGTGCGCGCGGTGACCCCGGCTCCTCACGAGGTGGTAGATCGCCAGCACGATCACCGAACCGACGATCGCCAGCAGCCACGTGCTCAGGCTGAAGAACCCGCCCAGCCCGACGCCGAGCAGCGCGCTGCCGAGGAAACCGCCGAGCACCGCGCCGACGATGCCGAGCAGCATCGTGACGAGGATGCCGCCGGGGTCGCGGCCCGGCGTGATCGCCTTCGCGATGGCGCCGGCGATGAGGCCGAGGATGATCCAACCCAGAATGCCCATGGTCGCTCCTTCCCTGGTCGCCGCGATCTCGGTGTCGTGTGCGGCGTGATCGAATCGACGGGGGAGTGCCCCGCGCGGCGCCGTTCCACACCTGTCCGGAGTGGACGCGTGGCGACCGTCACGTCCGACACCGGGTCGGCGCGGGCACGGTCGTATGGTGAGCGGTGATCGGGGCGCCGCTAGTGTCCCGATCGCAGCGGTCCACGAGGAGGCGTGAGTGGTATCCGATAACCGTCTGACCGGGTTGTTGACCGGGCACCGGGACGTGATCGTCCAGCGGTGGGTCGAAGCGGTCGCCGTGACGACGCGCGGCCGGGCGACCAGTGCGGAACTCGACCGGGACTTCCGGGAGTTCTACGGCGCGCTGCTGGGCGCGTTGGAGGCCGGTGGCCGTGACGTGGCCGGCGAGGGCTACGGCGAACTCCGGTCGCTGCTGGCCGAGATGTCCCGGGCCCGGGCCCGGGCCGGCTACACGCCGTCGGAAACCGCTTCCAGCGTGTTCGCGCTGAAGAAGGTCGTCTTCGAGATCACCGGGCACGACGAGGACCCGGAGCTGTTCCGGCAGCTGATGGTGTTCTCCGAACTGCTCGACTCGCTGGGCCTGGTCACGTTCGAGACCTGGGCCAAGGCCCGCGAGGAGATCATCCAGGAGCAGTCCGAGCAGTTGCTGGAGCTGACCACGCCGGTGGTCAAGCTCTGGGAGGGCGTCCTGGCCGTGCCGCTGGTCGGCACGCTCGACTCGGCGCGCACCCAGGTCGTGATGGAGAAGCTGCTGGAGGCGCTGGTCGAGACCGGCTCCGAGCACGCCATCATCGACATCACCGGCGTGCTCGCCGTCGACACCCAGGTCGCCCAGCACCTGCTCAAGACCGTGGTGGCGGCCCGGCTGATGGGCGCGGAGTGCACGATCTCGGGCATCCGGCCGCAGATCGCGCAGACCATCGTGGAGCTGGGCATCGAGTTCGGCGACATCGCCACGAAGGCGTCGCTGGCCGACGCGTTGCGCCACGCCCTGCGCCGGGCGGGCACCGAGTTCGTGCGGTCGGCCGATCGGCGGAACGGCTGATGGAGCGGGTGCCGATCCTGGAGATCGGGGGCGTGCTCCTGGTGTCCATCCAGATCGACCTCCAGGACCAGAGCGTGCTCGCCCTCCAGGAGGACCTCGCCGAGCGGATCTGCGCGACCGGCGCGCACGGCGTGGTGATCGACATCTCCGCGGTGGAGATCGTCGACTCGTTCATCGGCCGGATGTTCGCCACGATCGCGTCCCTGTCCCGGCTGTTCGACGCCGACACCGTGGTGGTCGGCATGCGCCCGGCCGTGGCGATCACGCTCGTCGAGCTGGGGCTCACCCTCGGCGAGGTGCGGACCGCGCTCGACCTGGAGCGGGGCATGAAGATCCTCAGGGTGCTCGGCGAACGGCGAAGAGGAGCGCTGTGACCGCGGCCGGCGGTGCGGCGGAGGTGCTGCCCATCGCCGGGGACGACGACGTGGTGCGCGTGCGACAGCTCGTCCGTGCGTACGCGCAACGCGTCAAGCTGTCGCTGGTCGACCAGACCAAGCTGGTCACGGCCGCCAGCGAACTGGCCCGCAACACGCTGATCTACGGCGGCGGGGGATCGGCGTCGGTCGAGGTGGTCTCGGACGGGCGTCGGGAGGGCGTGCGGGCCTCCTTCGCCGACGAGGGCCCGGGGATCCCGGACACCACGCTGGCGTTCGCCGACGGGTGGAGCAGCGGCAGCGGCCTGGGCCTGGGCCTGAGCGGCGCGCGGCGGCTCGTCGACGAGTTCGACCTGGACACCGGTGTCGGCCGCGGCACGACCGTGACGGTGGTCAAGTGGAAGCGGTGAACTGCTGCCTCCCGGTGACCGAGGACGTGGTGTGGGTCCGTGTCGAGGAGGCCGCCGAGTCCGGCCGGGTGCGCCGGCTCGCCACGAACCTGGCCGAGCGGTTGGCCTTCCCGCCGACGCGCGCGGCCGAGGTCGGCCTGGCGGTGACCGAGATCGGCACGAACCTGCACCGGCACGCGGTCGAGGGACAGGTCGTGCTGCGCTCGGTGCGCGGCGCCGACCGGGCCGTGATCGAGGTGCTCGCGCTGGACCGGGGGCCGGGCATCGTCGACCTGGACCTGGCGTTGGCGGACGGCCAGTCCACGACCGGCACGCTCGGCGTCGGCCTGGGCGCGGTGCGCCGGCTCGCCGACGACTTCGCGATCACGTCCCGCCGCGACCGGGGCACGATCCTGTCCGCGCGGTTCCGACCCGAACGCCGCGATGCCGACGACGACGTGTCCGCGTCCGGCCTGACCCGGCCCCTCGGCGGCGAGGAGGTGTGCGGCGACGCGTACGCCGTGCGGACGGCACCGGACCGGCTGACGCTGATGATGTGCGACGGCTCGGGCCACGGCCCGCTGGCCGCGACCGCCGCGCGGGAGGCCGTGCGGGTGTTCTGCGCGGAACCGGCGTCCGCGCCCGAGGAGATGGTGGCCCGGCTGCACGCGGCGTTGCGCGGCACGCGTGGCGGCGCGGTCGCGGTGGCCGATCTCGACCTGGTCCGGCGCACCGTGCGGTTCGCGGGCCTGGGCAACATCGCCGCGTCCGTGCTCGCCGACGGCCGCAAGCGCGGAATGGTGTCGGTGCCCGGCGTCGCGGGCTACCAGGCCCGCACGATCCGCGCGTTCGACCACGAGCTGCCGCCGGGCGCGCGGGTCGTCCTGCACTCCGACGGCCTGACCGAGCGGTGGACGTTCGACCCCGAGCTGGTCACGCTGCCGCCGCTGCTCGCCGCGGCGTCGCTGCTGCGGGACGCGGGCGTGCGGCGCGACGACGCGTCCGTCCTGGTCGCGTCGTCATGAGCACCGAGTTGCTGCGGCTGGTCGCGCGTCGGGAACCCGACGTGTTCCTGCTGCGCAAGAGCGGGCGTGAGGTGGCCGCGGCGGTCGGGCTCGACGGCCAGGACCAGGTGCGCGTGGCCACGGCGTTGAGCGACCTCGGCCGCGAGGTGGTGCGCCTGCCGGAGCCGGTCGTGCTGCGGTTCGGGCTCGTGTCGACGCCCGGACCCGCGCTGGTGATCGTCGTGGAGACCGGGCAGGCGGACGGGCCGGGCTGGGACACCGCGCGCCGGCTCATGGACCGGGTCGAGGTCGCCGTG includes the following:
- a CDS encoding STAS domain-containing protein, whose amino-acid sequence is MVSDNRLTGLLTGHRDVIVQRWVEAVAVTTRGRATSAELDRDFREFYGALLGALEAGGRDVAGEGYGELRSLLAEMSRARARAGYTPSETASSVFALKKVVFEITGHDEDPELFRQLMVFSELLDSLGLVTFETWAKAREEIIQEQSEQLLELTTPVVKLWEGVLAVPLVGTLDSARTQVVMEKLLEALVETGSEHAIIDITGVLAVDTQVAQHLLKTVVAARLMGAECTISGIRPQIAQTIVELGIEFGDIATKASLADALRHALRRAGTEFVRSADRRNG
- a CDS encoding ATP-binding SpoIIE family protein phosphatase, whose translation is MEAVNCCLPVTEDVVWVRVEEAAESGRVRRLATNLAERLAFPPTRAAEVGLAVTEIGTNLHRHAVEGQVVLRSVRGADRAVIEVLALDRGPGIVDLDLALADGQSTTGTLGVGLGAVRRLADDFAITSRRDRGTILSARFRPERRDADDDVSASGLTRPLGGEEVCGDAYAVRTAPDRLTLMMCDGSGHGPLAATAAREAVRVFCAEPASAPEEMVARLHAALRGTRGGAVAVADLDLVRRTVRFAGLGNIAASVLADGRKRGMVSVPGVAGYQARTIRAFDHELPPGARVVLHSDGLTERWTFDPELVTLPPLLAAASLLRDAGVRRDDASVLVASS
- a CDS encoding ATP-binding protein — encoded protein: MTAAGGAAEVLPIAGDDDVVRVRQLVRAYAQRVKLSLVDQTKLVTAASELARNTLIYGGGGSASVEVVSDGRREGVRASFADEGPGIPDTTLAFADGWSSGSGLGLGLSGARRLVDEFDLDTGVGRGTTVTVVKWKR
- a CDS encoding cellulose binding domain-containing protein, with protein sequence MRKRLAVLATAGICVAAVTTSGASTPAAPTAEFERKSVWSTGYGGQYTLVNSGDTDLADWVVEFDLPPGTTVLRAWSSTFTTDGRHYRFTGTGYNDTVRAGTSTTFGFTSQGLGLPLNCRVDGVACDSSAPLPDTRPPEAPAGLVVTGASIGSVSLSWNPATDDVGVVDYRVSVGDVEVTTTSTTGVVVDGLSPGTGYRISVRARDAAGHTSEPGVLAVATAPALSTVDVRTADGLRAALAGAEPGTAIRLAPGVYRGPFAITRPGRAEAPITLSGPPTAVLVGAVEAAQGDCPSPDRDAGYGVWVYEAPWWNLSGFTVRDAKKGVVVDRSPHTVLDGLSVHHIAEEGVHFRGSSADGVLRSSTITDTGLGQPGYGEGVYVGSAASNWGCHGTVDGVDRSDRVRVLGNRVGPRVAAEAVDVKEGTSGGVIRGNVFDGTGISGQNSADSWVDVKGYDYLVEENTGSFASPGTFANGYETHNPVTVPAFPNGCGIVWRGNRSDLGGVGRYAIKITSVSKCAERANVVHASNTVERAVTGLTNVGVTP
- a CDS encoding GlsB/YeaQ/YmgE family stress response membrane protein → MGILGWIILGLIAGAIAKAITPGRDPGGILVTMLLGIVGAVLGGFLGSALLGVGLGGFFSLSTWLLAIVGSVIVLAIYHLVRSRGHRAHG
- a CDS encoding STAS domain-containing protein; its protein translation is MERVPILEIGGVLLVSIQIDLQDQSVLALQEDLAERICATGAHGVVIDISAVEIVDSFIGRMFATIASLSRLFDADTVVVGMRPAVAITLVELGLTLGEVRTALDLERGMKILRVLGERRRGAL